GATTTGGGATAATAGAAGGCTCATAATTGGTTTGTGttgatttaacaaaaaaaaggggaggtCTGTGATTAATGTCTGCAAATacaataacagaaaatattcaggTAACAGTGCATAATTCTTCCAGTGCAGCTCTTTCTAGTACAAACTGTCCAGTCCTTGATGTGCTTCATTGAAAGGAAGCATTAAtcactttttcctctgttaAGCAATAACTTCACAATTCAATGAGGGCAGGTACATCCATGTGCAGGGATTTCATAGTGGCTGAAGTCAGGCATTAGGGAAGTGCTGTTAAATGGCACTAGCAGGTAAATGGGACAGTCTTACCAGAGATGATGTGTGCCTTATTGTGAACTAATTTCTGTTCTTCCCGTGCCTAGGCTGAGAGCGAGGTGGCTTCTCTGAACAGACGCATCCAGCTGGTTGAGGAAGAGTTGGATCGGGCTCAGGAGCGCTTGGCCACTGCCCTGCAgaagctggaggaggctgagaaGGCTGCAGATGAGAGTGAAAGGTGGGTGGGGCCTCTCCTGAATGGATCGTTACTCTCATGACAAAGATCCTGATTGCCAGGGTGTGGGGCGGGGAAGTAAATTAGACCACTCCTGTGTCTGAAGGTGTGTAATCTACTCTGCCTTTGTGTACGAGGGCTTCAGTTACAGCTTGTCTGGAGGAATGTCCAAAATATGTAGGCTTGAATTCTTTTTCAGTTGTAAAGATGAGGTTTGAGTGGGGTAGGCTCTGTGATGAATCATGTCACATCCTGTGAAAACTGGCTGACCAAGCCCAGATTTCTCTGTTCTTGTGCTGTTGGGCGATTCTGGATTTCACTGTGGGTAGAAAATCTCACCTGGAGAATAGCAAAGTGCTGGAAGAGGCTTTGATTCTCCTGTTGGCAAGATTAGTACGTGAAGGTGAGCAAAAGAAAGAGGCTTATAATTCCTTTAGCTTTCCAGAAGTCCATAATGTGAGTTGGGAACTCAAGATTTGTGACTTTGGAAGATCATCTCTCTTCTGTGGATTGTATTTTTTGTCTGTGATAATACCTTTCATTGTGAAAGAAGCCTACATATTCTGCATATGTATTTCTGCCTCACTAACTGTGCAGCCTGTAGAACAGAAAAACACCAGAGACTCAACAGTGTGTTTTGAAACACTTAGAGAATTTGGGTCAGATGTGCAACACACAGTGTTTCCTGTTATGAAGGAGTTAAAATTGTGCTTatgcagagcacagagagctCCAGTGTTCTAGAGCTCTGACATGGCAAAACTCAGGGGAGTCTGGCCCATAAACATGGTTCTTGTCAGTCCTGCAAGGGTTGTAGCATGCTGTTTCATGGGGAGTGTAAAAGCACAGATGTTTTCAGTCATCCTATTAGGTCTTGAGAAGCAAGACCCTTTATTTACCTTTCTGTAAGATGAGTTTTCAttcaatttaaaatgaaaaaaggataGTACAGCTGAACTGTGGTTGAGAGCTAAACAAATCAcactttctttcctcttaaGACATGTTTTGTTCCTTGGACTTGTGGGTGGGAGTGCACAGGACTAGATCTATGGTGTGAGGACTCAACTGTGTGATGTTCTCCATTCACCTTAATGCAGCTGTCTGCAAGTCTCACTCCACCAGCAGTGGAGCTGGAGATAGACTGGCAAGCCCTGACCCTCGCATTTCCTGCTTTTCACATCTTTCAGAGGAATGAAGGTCATTGAAAATAGAGCCCAGAAGGATGAAGAGAAGATGGAAATCCAAGAGATCCAGCTCAAAGAGGCCAAGCACATTGCTGAGGAGGCCGACCGCAAGTATGAAGAGGTCAGTTCCTGAGGGCAGCTCACCTCTTTCTAAAGTCCATCAGGCTGTGCCTGTaccttattttttcctcctttgccCGTTAAGTTCAAAGGGTCACAAACATCACTCTTCACAGCTGTTGTGGAAGGAGAAATGGACACCTGTACACCTCAGGGGACAAGGTGGCAGGAGATCTGTGCTTCGAGCTTTGTGCCAGAATGTTTGAGAGTGTTCCCTAGGCTCTTAGGGAGAAAAAGACCTATTTTGAAGCTGCCTTTTGGTGAATGAGAGGTCTTGAAAAATGTCAAATAACTGAGACTCAAATGAATAACGAAGATGTCACAGAATCAAAACTCATGTGTTGACCAAAAAAACGAGAAGAGGCCCAACCCCCTGGTTAGTAGGTTCTCGAAGCAGGTGACCTGTGCTGCAGCAACATAATATCTGACTGTCCAGGGGCTTCTCTTGTAGGTGGCTCGTAAGCTGGTGATCATTGAGAGCGACCTGGAGCGGGCTGAGGAACGTGCTGAGCTGTCAGAAAGGTAAGTGTGGAAGTGCCTCTTGTGAGGTGCCCCAGGAGGGCTATAACAGCATGGACTGTTGGCAGCACACTGTGTGTTCAGCTCCGAGCTATGTTTTGCCGTTTTGCTCATTTACTGTAATCGTTGAAGTAAAGGAAGTAAATgtgttgtttgtgttttgtcaCTGCATGCTGTACCTGCACACTGATTTTGTGAATGGCTTTTGTGCATTTCATGTGTTCACTAACAGCCAAGTCCGACAGCTGGAAGAACAGTTAAGAATAATGGATCAAACCTTGAAAGCATTAATGGCTGCAGAGGATAAGGTACTGACACTAATAAACAGTTCTTAGGTTTAACTGCAACCCAAGTCTTTCGGCTTCCATAGCTGGTTAGCTCACTCAGTAGTAACAAATCAGTCCTTGCTATGCCCTTCACTCTCTTTGCATCTTGCTTTGGTGGTTTTCTTTGgtctcttttttgtttatttattcatttttaccTTTAAAACTGATCTCCTGTGCAGCCAAAAGAAGCTGAACTGTCTCACGTGTAAAAGCTCTGTAAATGTTTCTGTGTAAGCCAAGGGCTGTAGAGAAATTCCTGTCTGGTCATCGTCTTGATGTGCACTTGAAGTGATATTTGGCATCACAAAGAGCCGCTTTCAACTGTGATGGATCAGCTGCTTTTGAGGCCGTTCTTTTGCCCCgtaattgttttcatttttctctatcTTTTCCCCctattttctcctgtttcttttgCTTGACTGAATCTTCCATCCGCccctttcctgccttccctccgAAATAACAGCAAATGTGCTGAGCTTGAAGAGGAGTTGAAAACTGTGACCAACAACCTGAAGTCGCTGGAGGCTCAGGCTGAGAAGGTAGGATAGAGACTTATGTGAGAATGTGTC
The DNA window shown above is from Pseudopipra pipra isolate bDixPip1 chromosome 12, bDixPip1.hap1, whole genome shotgun sequence and carries:
- the TPM1 gene encoding tropomyosin alpha-1 chain isoform X3 is translated as MAAMSSLEAVRRKIRSLQEQADAAEERAGRLQREVDQERALREEAESEVASLNRRIQLVEEELDRAQERLATALQKLEEAEKAADESERGMKVIENRAQKDEEKMEIQEIQLKEAKHIAEEADRKYEEVARKLVIIESDLERAEERAELSESKCAELEEELKTVTNNLKSLEAQAEKYSQKEDKYEEEIKVLTDKLKEAETRAEFAERSVTKLEKSIDDLEDQLYQQLEQNSRLTNELKLALNED
- the TPM1 gene encoding tropomyosin alpha-1 chain isoform X1; this encodes MAAMSSLEAVRRKIRSLQEQADAAEERAGRLQREVDQERALREEAESEVASLNRRIQLVEEELDRAQERLATALQKLEEAEKAADESERGMKVIENRAQKDEEKMEIQEIQLKEAKHIAEEADRKYEEVARKLVIIESDLERAEERAELSESKCAELEEELKTVTNNLKSLEAQAEKYSQKEDKYEEEIKVLTDKLKEAETRAEFAERSVTKLEKSIDDLEDELYAQKLKYKAISEELDHALNDMTSI
- the TPM1 gene encoding tropomyosin alpha-1 chain isoform X2 → MAAMSSLEAVRRKIRSLQEQADAAEERAGRLQREVDQERALREEAESEVASLNRRIQLVEEELDRAQERLATALQKLEEAEKAADESERGMKVIENRAQKDEEKMEIQEIQLKEAKHIAEEADRKYEEVARKLVIIESDLERAEERAELSESKCAELEEELKTVTNNLKSLEAQAEKYSQKEDKYEEEIKVLTDKLKEAETRAEFAERSVTKLEKSIDDLEEKVAHAKEENLNMHQMLDQTLLELNNM